One Malus domestica chromosome 11, GDT2T_hap1 genomic region harbors:
- the LOC103413070 gene encoding alkaline/neutral invertase E, chloroplastic-like, translating into MATSEAVRQVMSGALPRFGCFNICLRNINGVVSVKSGVNTARKRSSVNAQLCTNARVSWDRRRICAFQGRSDVFHRKNHVSRFDSMSCKCQQAESFRGATAEDQHGEIFVDESDKAIPFPPNGVTSPTPDNGEFKADQQLKHEDGGFGSNSKATAARKSKGSTQKSKANLIEEEAWTLIKNSMVYYCNNPIGTIASNDPSSPSTLNYDQVFIRDFIPSGIAFLLKGEYDIVRNFILYTLQLQSWEKTMDCYSPGQGLMPASFKVRTVPLEGDDFATEDVLDPDFGDAAIGRVAPVDSGLWWIILLRAYGKCSGDVSVQERVDVQTGIKMILKLCLADGFDMFPTLLVTDGSCMIDRRMGIHGHPLEIQALFYSALLGAREMLAPEEASADLARALNNRLVALSFHIREYYWIDSRKLNEIYRYRTEEYSYDAVNKFNIYPDQIPSWLMGFMPSTGGYLIGNLQPAHMDFRFFSLGNLWSIVSSLATDEQSHAILDLIESKWDELVAEMPFKICYPALEGQEWQIIAGSDPKNTPWSYHNGGSWPTLLWQLTVACIKLNRPEIAAKAVEVAEKRISMDNWPEYYDTKRARFIGKKAQLYQTWSAAGYLVAKLLLADPSAAKNLVNEEDSELVNALSCMISASPRRKRGWKNQILV; encoded by the exons ATGGCTACTTCGGAAGCCGTTCGACAAGTTATGTCTGGGGCATTACCTCGATTTGGCTGTTTTAATATATGTTTGAGAAATATAAATGGAGTTGTTTCTGTTAAGTCTGGTGTGAATACTGCGCGGAAAAGAAGCTCGGTGAATGCCCAATTGTGTACAAATGCGAGAGTTTCGTGGGACCGCAGGAGGATATGTGCGTTTCAGGGGAGAAGTGATGTTTTTCATAGAAAGAATCATGTTAGTAGGTTTGATTCAATGAGTTGCAAATGCCAACAGGCAGAGAGTTTTAGAGGGGCAACCGCAGAAGATCAGCACGGGGAAATTTTTGTAGACGAATCAGATAAAGCGATACCATTTCCTCCTAATGGTGTAACTAGTCCTACTCCAGATAATGGTGAATTCAAGGCGGATCAACAACTGAAACATGAAGATGGAGGTTTTGGGTCAAATAGCAAGGCGACTGCAGCTAGAAAAAGTAAAGGTTCTACACAGAAGTCGAAGGCCAATTTGATTGAGGAGGAAGCATGGACCTTAATAAAGAACTCCATGGTCTATTATTGTAACAATCCTATTGGAACCATTGCCTCTAATGATCCAAGCTCTCCTAGTACCCTTAACTACGATCAGGTCTTTATTCGTGACTTCATACCTTCTGGGATAGCTTTCCTTTTGAAAGGGGAGTATGATATTGTGCGGAACTTCATTCTTTATACCCTTCAGTTGCAG AGCTGGGAGAAAACCATGGATTGCTATAGTCCTGGTCAAGGACTAATGCCTGCTAGTTTTAAGGTTCGCACGGTGCCACTCGAAGGTGATGATTTTgcaactgaagatgtgttggatCCTGACTTTGGTGACGCTGCTATTGGTCGTGTTGCCCCAGTTGACTCTG GGTTATGGTGGATTATATTGTTACGAGCTTATGGAAAATGCTCTGGAGATGTTTCAGTGCAGGAAAGAGTTGATGTGCAAACGGGGATAAAAATGATTTTAAAGCTATGTCTTGCTGATGGTTTTGACATGTTTCCAACATTATTGGTTACAGATGGTTCTTGCATGATAGATCGCCGCATGGGAATTCATGGCCATCCTTTGGAGATTcag GCACTGTTTTATTCAGCATTACTTGGTGCGCGTGAGATGCTTGCTCCAGAGGAAGCATCAGCAGACCTTGCGCGAGCACTTAACAACCGTCTGGTTGCATTGTCCTTCCATATCAGGGAATATTACTGGATTGATTCGAGAAAACTGAATGAAATTTACCGATACAGGACAGAGGAATACTCGTACGATGCTGTTAATAAGTTCAATATTTACCCAGATCAGATTCCATCCTGGCTGATGGGATTCATGCCCAGTACAGGCGGGTACTTGATCGGAAACCTGCAGCCTGCGCACATGGACTTTCGTTTCTTTTCTCTCGGAAACTTATGGTCTATTGTAAGCAGTCTTGCAACAGACGAGCAGTCGCATGCTATACTGGATCTTATTGAATCAAAATGGGACGAATTAGTAGCAGAGATGCCGTTTAAAATATGTTACCCTGCTCTCGAAGGCCAGGAATGGCAAATCATCGCAGGCAGCGATCCCAAAAATAC TCCCTGGTCTTATCACAATGGAGGCTCGTGGCCAACGTTGCTCTGGCAG ctcaccgtggCATGCATAAAGCTTAATCGACCAGAAATTGCAGCGAAGGCCGTCGAGGTTGCTGAGAAGCGCATATCTATGGACAATTGGCCTGAATATTATGACACCAAGCGAGCGAGGTTTATCGGAAAGAAGGCACAGCTGTATCAGACTTGGTCGGCTGCCGGATATCTTGTAGCGAAGCTCCTCCTTGCCGACCCAAGTGCAGCAAAGAACCTTGTGAATGAAGAGGATTCGGAGCTTGTAAATGCACTTTCGTGCATGATAAGCGCCAGTCCGAGAAGGAAACGTGGTTGGAAAAATCAGATTTTAGTATGA
- the LOC103413069 gene encoding uncharacterized protein gives MIRNKSTATQLHSQKHFSITKSKMKALHAAAATPINLQFCHSTNYHSLKPPFLLLPPPQFPPLQTPTSPSISLKPGTRFSSGSAIKASMAAPTPSTAAETKPFAVLFVCLGNICRSPAAEGVFRDLVNKRGLDSKFKIDSAGTIDYHEGNLADPRMRAASKRRGIEITSLSRPIRLPDFRDFDLILAMDNQNRADIIEAFNRWKFREPLPEDAHKKVKLMCSYCKKHDETEVPDPYYGGPQGFEKVLDLLEDACESLLDSILAENKHIFDS, from the exons ATGATCCG GAATAAAAGCACTGCCACTCAACTCCATAGCCAGAAGCACTTTTCCATAACCAAATCTAAAATGAAGGCATTGCACGCTGCAGCAGCGACCCCTataaatttacaattttgcCACTCCACCAACTACCACTCCCTAAAACccccatttcttcttcttcctcctccccaATTCCCACCCCTCCAAACTCCAACCTCTCCTTCAATTTCTCTCAAACCCGGCACCCGTTTCTCATCTGGGTCCGCAATCAAAGCATCAATGGCGGCTCCTACTCCGTCCACGGCGGCAGAGACCAAGCCCTTCGCCGTCCTCTTTGTGTGCCTCGGCAACATCTGCAGAAGCCCGGCTGCCGAAGGGGTGTTTCGAGACTTGGTCAACAAAAGGGGTTTGGATTCCAAGTTTAAGATTGATTCAGCTGGAACCATTGATTACCATGAG GGGAATCTAGCAGACCCGAGGATGAGGGCAGCCTCGAAAAGGCGTGGCATTGAGATAACTTCATTATCGAGGCCAATCCGGCTGCCTGATTTTCGCGATTTTGATCTTATTCTTGCAATGGACAATCAAAACCGAG CTGATATAATAGAGGCGTTTAATCGGTGGAAATTTAGAGAACCTTTACCTGAGGACGCTCACAAAAAG GTTAAGTTAATGTGCTCTTACTGTAAGAAACATGATGAAACTGAAGTGCCGGACCCTTATTATGGTGGACCACAAGGTTTTGAGAAG GTTTTAGATTTACTTGAAGATGCGTGTGAATCATTGTTGGACAGCATCTTGGCTGAGAACAAACACATCTTCGATTCTTAA
- the LOC103413068 gene encoding serine/threonine-protein kinase D6PK-like translates to MSTLRSTCEIVESREEVHSESKMDEEGGKHCMLKSENKYSIEDDINQLFQAIGGRKSARISGMSHEASKEALRKSAMKRPMRVSSSNASGIGISEPVSLKQALRGLCITQASELAAMKRFSRPGRSSGVSEAGTIKRLYGTVVAEPNGTGLPMTEGKGNYVEVSLVPEASKNSENNPGSMQSEIQVDTATTLGAALMPDASKTRLAPHDQIAPSSTAVKSEISKGEDREPESAESSSCFHDSKKIMQRGAVASISTEVPINTSNSNKGLHSAASPSGSSTGSKVSKSSGSSSHLIKPVPRSKNIVKKKVHDSSSGSSSSKSDNRQVDNDSCSSTSKLRDQTHNCIPKHEGKGNEKESLASSTTSLSKEMNSGTSKPDFSSNSSSRINSVVTKVDERSRSRENGDFSQSSKSSIGDYSSTTCTSEESSLSGSGRSGKRPHMSRDLRWEAIHHVQKQHGSLGLKHFKLLRRIGSGDIGTVYLAELTGTNCIFALKVMDNEFLATRKKMIRAQTEREILEILDHPFLPTLYSHCVSDKLSCLVMEYCPGGDLHVLRQKQPGRSFCEQAARFYVAEVLLALEYLHMLGVVYRDLKPENILVREDGHIMLTDFDLSLRCAVNPTLLKSSSPVLESTRKMSSPCIESSCIDPFCLQPSWQVPCFTPRLLSATAKSRKMKSELAAQVTPLPQLVVEPTSARSNSFVGTHEYLAPEIIKGEGHGSAVDWWTYGIFLFELLYGKTPFKGSGNEDTLSNVVSKSLKFPSTPIVSFYARDLIRGLLIKDPENRLGSVKGAAEIKQHPFFEGLNWALIRCAVPPELPKWGDVGICTPSASQKQESSGCKELEGIGEHIDFELF, encoded by the exons ATGAGTACATTGCGCTCAACGTGTGAAATTGTTGAATCAAGAGAAGAGGTCCATTCAGAGTCCAAAATGGACGAGGAAGGTGGAAAACACTGTATGCTGAAATCAGAAAACAAATATTCCATAGAGGATGATATTAATCAGCTTTTTCAGGCAATTGGTGGTAGAAAGTCAGCTAGGATATCAGGTATGTCGCATGAGGCTAGTAAAGAAGCTTTGAGGAAGAGTGCTATGAAAAGGCCAATGAGAGTTAGTTCATCAAATGCATCAGGTATCGGAATTTCAGAGCCTGTAAGTTTGAAACAAGCACTAAGAGGATTGTGCATCACTCAGGCATCAGAGTTGGCTGCCATGAAGCGGTTTTCGAGGCCAGGTCGTTCGTCAGGGGTCTCAGAAGCAGGAACTATCAAAAGGTTGTACGGCACAGTGGTAGCCGAGCCCAATGGGACTGGCCTGCCTATGACTGAAGGTAAAGGGAATTATGTAGAGGTGTCCCTTGTGCCTGAAGCATCCAAAAATTCTGAAAACAATCCTGGGTCCATGCAATCAGAGATACAGGTTGATACGGCCACAACTTTGGGCGCTGCACTGATGCCAGATGCTAGTAAGACCAGATTAGCACCGCATGATCAAATTGCTCCTTCTTCAACAGCAGTGAAAAGTGAGATATCAAAGGGAGAAGATAGAGAACCGGAATCAGCGGAATCTTCATCTTGCTTTCATGATAGCAAGAAAATCATGCAGAGAGGTGCAGTTGCTTCTATCTCAACCGAAGTTCCAATTAATACTTCAAATTCAAACAAGGGGCTGCACTCTGCTGCTTCTCCATCTGGCTCTAGCACTGGTAGTAAGGTAAGCAAATCCTCTGGCAGtagttcacatttaatcaaGCCGGTACCAAGGAGCAAAAATATTGTTAAGAAAAAAGTGCACGATTCAAGTTCTGGCTCTAGTAGTTCGAAATCAGATAACCGACAGGTTGATAATGATTCATGTTCTAGTACTAGTAAGTTAAGGGACCAGACACACAACTGTATTCCAAAGCATGAAGGGAAAGGAAATGAGAAAGAATCTCTGGCATCAAGCACTACGAGTCTTAGCAAAGAAATGAATTCAGGTACAAGCAAACCAGATTTCTCCTCAAATAGCAGTAGTAGGATTAACTCTGTAGTGACAAAAGTTGATGAGAGGTCAAGATCAAGGGAAAACGGGGATTTTTCACAAAGCTCAAAAAGTAGCATTGGTGACTATAGCAGCACTACATGCACTAGTGAGGAAAGCAGTCTAAGTGGTTCTGGTCGTAGCGGCAAGAGACCTCACATGTCAAGAGACTTGAGATGGGAAGCCATCCATCATGTACAGAAGCAGCATGGAAGCTTAGGTTTGAAGCACTTTAAGTTGCTTAGAAGGATTGGTTCTGGGGACATTGGGACTGTTTATCTTGCTGAGCTAACTGGAACAAATTGCATATTTGCTTTGAAAGTGATGGACAACGAGTTTTTGGCTACCAGGAAGAAAATGATCAGGGCCCAAACAGAAAGAGAGATACTGGAAATACTGGATCATCCGTTTCTTCCTACACTATATTCCCATTGTGTGTCAGATAAGCTCTCATGTTTGGTTATGGAGTACTGTCCGGGTGGGGATCTGCATGTGCTGCGGCAAAAGCAACCTGGCAGGAGTTTCTGTGAACAAGCTGCCAG ATTTTATGTTGCTGAAGTCCTCCTTGCCCTGGAGTATTTACACATGCTAGGAGTTGTGTATCGAGACTTGAAACCAGAAAATATTTTGGTCCGAGAAGATGGCCACATCATGCTCACAGATTTTGATTTGTCACTTAGATGTGCTGTCAATCCAACGCTGCTAAAATCATCCTCTCCTGTTTTGGAGAGCACAAGAAAAATGTCAAGCCCATGCATAGAATCTAGCTGCATTGATCCATTTTGCCTTCAACCATCCTGGCAAGTTCCATGCTTCACTCCCAGACTTTTATCCGCCACTGCAAAATCTCGAAAAATGAAATCTGAGCTTGCAGCCCAGGTCACCCCACTGCCACAGCTTGTAGTGGAGCCAACTAGTGCCCGGTCCAACTCATTTGTTGGAACCCATGAATACCTTGCCCCAGAGATCATTAAAGGAGAAGGCCATGGGAGTGCTGTTGATTGGTGGACATACGGAATCTTTTTGTTCGAGCTGTTATATGGTAAGACACCCTTCAAGGGGTCAGGAAACGAGGATACATTATCCAATGTTGTGTCGAAAAGTCTCAAGTTCCCAAGTACCCCTATAGTGAGTTTTTATGCAAGAGATCTGATCAGAGGCCTCTTAATAAAGGACCCCGAAAATCGTCTAGGATCAGTGAAAGGGGCTGCAGAGATTAAGCAGCATCCTTTCTTTGAAGGcctcaattgggcattgattcGGTGTGCAGTACCGCCAGAGCTTCCCAAGTGGGGTGATGTTGGAATTTGTACACCATCTGCTTCACAGAAACAGGAGAGCTCAGGTTGCAAGGAGCTGGAGGGTATAGGAGAGCATATAGACTTTGAGCTGTTTTAA